The sequence AAATTTTAGAAAAAATTTCAAATATTTATCTTAATTAAAAACAATAAATTTATGGCAGAAACAAATAAAAAACACAACAATTCAAAAGCGTTAATTATTTTGATTTCGGTTTTAATTTTATTTGGGCTATTTTTTAGTTATGCAAGTATAGCAAAGAAAAAATCATCATCATTAACTACTTTAGAGCAAAGCACCGAAATTGATAAGGGAGAGATAAACCCAAATTTATTAATTTCGGTTAAAACACAAAAAATTGCTCCTCAAACAATCACTAATATTATTTCCGGCTCAGGCTTAACCCAGCCCATAGAACAAGTGAAAGTAAGCCCAAAAATGAGCGGTAAGGTGATAGCTATTTATTTTGATGAAGGAGATTATGTAAGTCAAGGTCAAGTTATTGCCCAATTAGAGCAAGACCAAACATTGGTTGTATCTTATGAGAACGCTAAAACAAATTTATCTATTGCTCAAACTAATTTAGAAAATATAAAAATTTCTACTCAAAAAGACATTGAGGCAGCTCGTGCGACAGTAGAGACCATTAAAACTACCTTAGAAAATGCTAAAAAATCATTAGCTAATGTAGAAGAAACCAATAAACAAACCATAAGAAATGTTGAGGAAAATGCCTTAAATGTAGCTAATAATGCTATTTCCACTGCGGTTAATGCTATTGTCACTGCTACTGATCTTCAATATAAATATTTTTTAGAAGGTAGTGAAGCGGGTAGCCGTATCATTGACCAAAAAGCAAGGGCAATTTTATTAGTTTTAGGAGAGCCAAATGCAGGCAAGTGGATTTCTCAATTTATTATTCCTCTTAATGGCGGATTAAAAGGTAGAATCGAAGACGCTAAAACATCTTTTTCCGAAGAAAAAATTGATAAAATTTTAATTGATATTGAACCAGCGCTTCAATCAGTAAAAGATTTATTAATTGAGATAAGAACCGATTTAGAAAAAGAACCTCGAGCTTTAGCTTCAGAAAAAACTACTATTGATGCAATGCGAAGCAACATAGATTTAGCTCTGAACAACATTTCTTCTTCTATTCAATCCATTGCTAATGCCAAATTAGCGGCTGTTACAGCAAAAGATGCTGCTCAATCACAGATAAAAAGCGCAGAAAAGCAGTTAGCTTCAGCGGAAGCAACATTAGAAAGTGTTAAAAGCAAAGCAGAAGCGCAAATTGCTTCAGCTGAAGGGCAAATTACCATAGCCAAGGGGCAGATTAATTCTATTGAAGCGCAGCTTGGTAATACCACTATATTTTCCCCTGCATCAGGAATTATTAATCGTTGGCTGGTGAGCGAGGGAGAAATGGCTTTTGCCGGCAACCCTATGGCCGAGATAGTTAATACTCAAATAATAAAAATTGAATTAGGATTAGCTCCTTCAGATGTTGTTAATGTTTCTCTCGGCAAAGAAGCAAAAGTTAGTTTGTCGGCTTATCCTGAAAAAGAATTTACCGGCAGAATTTATTATATTAGTTCTTTAGCTGACAGTAGCGGAAAGTTTCCTATTAAAATTCAAGTGGACAATAGACGCGGGGAGATTAAAGCAGGAGTAGTGGCGGAAGTAAAAATTATTACCCAAGAAGAGAATAATGTTTTAGCAATTCCCAAAGAAGCAGTTTTTTCTCAAAACGGAGAAGAGTATATTTATGTAGTAAGTGAAGATAATAGAGTGAAGATAAAACAAATTAAAACCGTTCCTATAAGCAGCGATAAACTTAAAGTTTTAGAAGGATTGGAAACAGGAGAAGAAATAATTATTCAGGGAAATCTTAATTTAGAGGAAGATCAGTTAGTAACCCCTCAAAATAAATAAATTAATAAGTTTTTAATTTTTTTGCTTAAAGCAAAACATTAAAATAAAAAGTTTTATAAAGTTTTATTAGTATTCATTAGTATCGTTTAATAAAATTTATGAAAATAGTAAATTTTTCAGTTAACAAGCCCGTTACTATTTTGATGGTTAATTTGATTATTGTGGTTTTGGGAATAATGGTACTGCCCCGTTTAGGATTAGATATGTTGCCGGATATTGAGTATCCGGTTGTTTCTATTATTACCAATTATAGCGGCGTGGCTCCCGAAGATATAGAAAATATTTTGACTAAGCCCATAGAAGAGGCTGTGGCTGCCATAAAAGGAGTGAAGTCGATCAGTTCTTTTTCCCGAGAGGGCACATCAATGATAATGGTGGAGTTTAATTGGGGGACGAATATTGATTTTGCCACAGAAGATATAAGGGACAAAATAGGGCAAATAGAAAATTATTTGCCTTCTGACGCCACTAAACCCCTTGTTTTAAAAATAAATGTTGAAGCTATGCCAATATTAGCTTATGGTGTGACCAACTCCACTTTAGATACCTTAGAATTAAAAAAGATTTTAGAAGATAATGTTAAAGATAAGTTGGAAAGATTAGACGGAGTGGCTTCAGTTGATTTAAGAGGAGGGAAAGAAAGAGAGATTTTAGTTAAAATTAATAAGCCATTATTAGAATCTTATGGATTAGATCAAACACAAATTGTTCAAATTTTGAAACAAGAGAATATTAATCTTTCCGGCGGTTCGATTAAAGAGAGTATCGAAGAATTTTCTTTGCGTACTACGGGCGAATATAAAAATTTAGAAGAGCTTAAAAATACAGTAATAACCATAAAAAATAACACGCCTATTTATCTAAAAGATATTGCCGAAGTAATCGACACTCATAAAGAGATAAAAACTTATGCCCGTACCAATCAAAAAGATAGTATTCTAATGCTGATTAATAAGCAATCAGGAAT is a genomic window of Parcubacteria group bacterium ADurb.Bin159 containing:
- the macA gene encoding Macrolide export protein MacA, whose product is MAETNKKHNNSKALIILISVLILFGLFFSYASIAKKKSSSLTTLEQSTEIDKGEINPNLLISVKTQKIAPQTITNIISGSGLTQPIEQVKVSPKMSGKVIAIYFDEGDYVSQGQVIAQLEQDQTLVVSYENAKTNLSIAQTNLENIKISTQKDIEAARATVETIKTTLENAKKSLANVEETNKQTIRNVEENALNVANNAISTAVNAIVTATDLQYKYFLEGSEAGSRIIDQKARAILLVLGEPNAGKWISQFIIPLNGGLKGRIEDAKTSFSEEKIDKILIDIEPALQSVKDLLIEIRTDLEKEPRALASEKTTIDAMRSNIDLALNNISSSIQSIANAKLAAVTAKDAAQSQIKSAEKQLASAEATLESVKSKAEAQIASAEGQITIAKGQINSIEAQLGNTTIFSPASGIINRWLVSEGEMAFAGNPMAEIVNTQIIKIELGLAPSDVVNVSLGKEAKVSLSAYPEKEFTGRIYYISSLADSSGKFPIKIQVDNRRGEIKAGVVAEVKIITQEENNVLAIPKEAVFSQNGEEYIYVVSEDNRVKIKQIKTVPISSDKLKVLEGLETGEEIIIQGNLNLEEDQLVTPQNK